The Nitrospira sp. CR1.1 genome has a segment encoding these proteins:
- a CDS encoding response regulator has translation MRPSLKTHVLRSVLDAYADIQVVGEAGSGEEAVHLVDQLRPAVVVMDINGIEETTQVKLQYPETIIIGLSVNAEGENQEAMKRAGAVRIMTKEAAAEDLYDAILHTTQSRRQAPLSDSSLAS, from the coding sequence ATGCGGCCGTCTCTCAAAACACATGTGCTGCGGTCGGTCTTGGATGCCTATGCGGATATTCAGGTCGTCGGCGAAGCGGGAAGCGGCGAGGAGGCCGTCCATCTCGTGGACCAGCTGCGGCCAGCGGTGGTGGTCATGGACATCAACGGGATCGAGGAGACGACGCAGGTCAAACTCCAGTATCCGGAGACGATCATTATTGGACTGTCGGTGAATGCCGAGGGAGAGAATCAAGAGGCCATGAAGCGGGCCGGCGCGGTCCGCATCATGACGAAGGAGGCGGCGGCCGAAGATCTCTACGACGCCATCCTACACACGACACAAAGCAGGAGACAAGCGCCATTGAGTGACAGCAGCCTGGCTTCTTAG
- a CDS encoding PAS domain S-box protein, which yields MDNILRAEQEQAKLAAIVESTGDAIISKDLQGTITSWNRGAQDLLGYTALEMIGRPVTLLFPPDRMDEERIILDRLRAGESIRHYETVRRCKDGRDIAVSLTITPIRDKQGDILGASKIMRVITERKQVEEALRKSEQHLELLSNSVPALIFYLDIERRYVSVNEAFTTWFGVEKEHILGSTVREFVGEGRDGVEAVKLVDELRPQVVIMDINMPPMNGIEATTQIKIKWPETTIIGISVNIGDDNAVAMKRAGAVRLMTKEAATEDLYDAILGAVKRV from the coding sequence GTGGACAACATCTTGCGGGCCGAACAGGAGCAGGCGAAATTGGCGGCAATCGTCGAAAGCACCGGCGACGCCATCATCAGCAAAGATCTACAGGGCACCATCACAAGTTGGAACAGGGGAGCACAGGACTTGCTGGGCTATACAGCGCTTGAAATGATCGGTCGACCGGTGACTTTGCTCTTTCCGCCTGATCGAATGGACGAAGAGCGGATCATTCTTGATCGGCTCAGGGCTGGTGAATCCATCAGGCACTATGAAACCGTGCGAAGGTGCAAAGACGGCCGGGATATTGCCGTGTCGCTCACCATTACGCCTATTCGAGACAAACAGGGCGACATCCTCGGCGCGTCGAAGATCATGCGCGTCATCACCGAGCGCAAACAGGTGGAGGAAGCCCTTCGCAAGAGCGAGCAGCATCTGGAATTGCTCAGCAACAGCGTCCCGGCGCTCATCTTTTATCTGGATATCGAACGCCGCTATGTTTCGGTCAACGAAGCCTTCACCACATGGTTCGGTGTTGAAAAGGAGCACATCCTCGGAAGCACCGTGCGTGAGTTCGTCGGCGAAGGGCGGGATGGCGTTGAGGCAGTGAAACTCGTCGACGAACTCCGACCGCAGGTGGTGATCATGGACATCAACATGCCGCCCATGAATGGGATTGAAGCGACGACACAGATTAAGATCAAATGGCCGGAGACCACGATTATTGGCATCTCCGTGAATATCGGCGACGACAACGCCGTCGCGATGAAGCGGGCCGGTGCGGTTCGGCTAATGACCAAGGAAGCGGCGACCGAAGATCTCTATGATGCCATTCTCGGAGCGGTGAAACGTGTGTAG